A stretch of Treponema vincentii F0403 DNA encodes these proteins:
- a CDS encoding proline--tRNA ligase has product MKRSQTFIPTLRETPAEAVVVSHQLLLRAGMIRRLGNGLFNYLPLGLRVFRKVENIVREEIDAIGCLECKASVVAPGEIWQESKRWYTMGDGLLRMKNRLGQDLVVSPTNEESFTALMRYELGSYKDYPLSVYHINTKYRDEIRPRYGLMRAREFTMKDAYSFHTNAECLDKTYRAFGEAYEKIFRRFGLSIIRVRADSGSMGGSGSEEFMVESAIGDDTLILCPQCRYSANEEKAACAPDPYTELAETSEKCTKLSTPDARTIEELVAFLHTSPKAFIKTLIYHVKDSEVIDNEFVAVCIRGDLEVNEAKLTAALKAAEVELASNADVEDITGTVVGFAGPIGLTKVPVLADESVMLMHDAVTGALEKDMHYIHVEPKRDFTPAMVYDVRVVKAGDSCPLCGTPFYSKKGNELGHIFKLGTKYTKSMNMTYLDESGQQQYPLMGCYGIGIDRALASIIEEHHDSNGIIWPMSVTPYHVGIVPIQYEGTMKAAADRLHDELTMRGIEVLLDDRVERPGVKFKDMDLIGLPIRIVISDKKLPNVEFKFRSDTDPVNMPLDGVADYVVQRVQAELKHSSL; this is encoded by the coding sequence GTGAAGAGATCTCAAACTTTTATTCCTACATTGCGGGAAACCCCGGCGGAAGCAGTCGTTGTCAGTCATCAATTATTATTGCGTGCGGGAATGATCCGCAGATTAGGAAACGGATTATTTAATTATTTGCCGCTCGGCTTGCGGGTATTCAGAAAAGTTGAAAATATCGTACGGGAGGAAATCGACGCAATCGGATGTCTGGAATGCAAGGCTTCGGTTGTCGCTCCGGGCGAAATTTGGCAAGAATCCAAGCGGTGGTACACGATGGGGGACGGGCTTTTACGGATGAAAAACCGTCTCGGGCAAGATCTTGTCGTCAGCCCTACAAACGAAGAATCCTTTACCGCCCTTATGCGGTACGAGCTCGGTTCTTATAAGGATTATCCGCTTTCGGTATATCACATCAATACAAAATACCGGGATGAAATCCGTCCCCGCTACGGGTTAATGCGTGCCCGTGAATTTACGATGAAGGATGCGTATTCTTTCCATACCAATGCGGAATGTCTTGATAAAACCTACCGCGCATTCGGCGAAGCGTACGAAAAAATCTTCCGCCGTTTCGGCCTAAGCATCATACGGGTACGGGCAGATTCCGGCTCTATGGGCGGCAGCGGTTCCGAGGAGTTTATGGTGGAATCCGCCATCGGAGACGATACGCTCATCCTTTGCCCGCAGTGCCGCTATTCCGCAAACGAAGAGAAGGCCGCATGCGCTCCCGACCCTTATACGGAGCTTGCCGAAACTTCGGAAAAATGCACCAAACTTTCGACACCCGATGCCCGTACAATTGAAGAGCTGGTTGCGTTCTTGCATACTTCTCCTAAGGCATTTATCAAAACCTTAATTTATCATGTAAAGGATTCCGAAGTTATCGATAACGAATTCGTTGCGGTCTGTATCCGCGGTGATTTGGAAGTCAACGAAGCAAAATTAACCGCAGCACTCAAGGCAGCCGAAGTAGAACTTGCTTCCAATGCGGATGTGGAAGACATTACCGGTACGGTAGTCGGGTTCGCCGGCCCCATCGGTTTAACTAAAGTGCCCGTATTAGCCGACGAAAGCGTGATGCTGATGCATGACGCCGTAACCGGTGCACTGGAAAAAGATATGCACTATATTCACGTCGAACCGAAGCGGGATTTTACTCCCGCTATGGTGTACGATGTCCGTGTCGTAAAAGCCGGCGATAGTTGCCCGTTATGCGGAACACCGTTTTACAGCAAAAAGGGAAACGAACTCGGTCATATTTTCAAGCTCGGTACAAAGTATACAAAGAGCATGAATATGACGTATCTCGACGAAAGCGGGCAACAGCAATATCCTTTAATGGGTTGCTACGGTATCGGAATAGACCGTGCGTTGGCCTCGATTATCGAGGAGCACCATGACAGCAATGGGATTATCTGGCCGATGAGCGTTACACCGTATCATGTCGGTATCGTACCGATTCAATACGAAGGAACGATGAAAGCTGCTGCCGACCGGCTGCATGATGAACTTACAATGCGCGGCATCGAGGTGCTGCTGGACGACCGTGTGGAACGTCCGGGAGTTAAGTTCAAGGATATGGACTTAATCGGCTTGCCTATCCGTATTGTTATCAGCGATAAGAAACTTCCCAATGTTGAGTTCAAGTTCCGTTCCGATACGGATCCGGTAAATATGCCGCTTGACGGGGTCGCCGATTATGTTGTGCAGCGGGTACAGGCTGAATTAAAGCACAGTAGCTTATAG
- a CDS encoding NusG domain II-containing protein gives MMSIFRRLRVLDYLVFASIVTISLWAGFFLYAGENRAQRLVIETPAGKWIYPLTDTRTVVVPGAIGNTTIRIENSTAFISDSPCPNKTCVHAAALKQAGDWNACMPNRVFLHIEGTRSEDAVLPQH, from the coding sequence ATGATGTCAATATTCCGCCGCTTACGTGTTCTTGATTATCTTGTTTTTGCTTCCATTGTTACTATTTCCCTATGGGCGGGATTTTTCCTGTATGCAGGGGAGAACCGCGCGCAGCGGCTGGTAATCGAAACCCCTGCCGGCAAATGGATATACCCGCTTACCGATACGCGTACGGTAGTTGTCCCCGGTGCAATCGGCAATACAACCATACGGATAGAGAATAGCACTGCCTTTATTTCGGATTCTCCGTGTCCCAATAAAACCTGCGTACATGCCGCTGCGCTTAAGCAGGCCGGAGATTGGAATGCATGTATGCCCAACAGGGTTTTTCTGCATATTGAAGGTACTCGTTCCGAAGATGCGGTTCTGCCGCAGCATTGA
- a CDS encoding patatin-like phospholipase family protein produces MKWALVLSGGGAAGLAYIGFFKALEELNIPKPDCIVGCSMGSIIGGLYASGKTVEEMEAVFEESFDVNRYVGGGVHIPLFKHALNQIIQYGTLITRMLSGTGADSGEKAHKFFLELSGCKSFDDCSIPFFCNALDLCSGKEVVLHSGLLADAMRASASYPGLFTPVKRQHEMLIDACMMDNTPVWVAREQGYKNILALTFGAFEPVTSSELDTSVSVLMRTLACTTAHIALQPNEYPTAFINLTSSRSSRDFSDPKKQIAFGYQKTMDKKDLLQAFFAKGIQGRVQRALLTRKTKKEYSV; encoded by the coding sequence ATGAAATGGGCACTTGTATTATCGGGAGGCGGAGCCGCCGGGCTCGCGTATATCGGCTTTTTTAAAGCCCTTGAGGAATTGAATATTCCTAAGCCGGACTGTATCGTCGGCTGTTCGATGGGATCTATTATCGGAGGCTTATATGCGAGCGGAAAGACCGTAGAGGAAATGGAAGCCGTTTTTGAAGAATCCTTCGATGTTAACCGGTATGTGGGCGGCGGGGTGCATATTCCGCTTTTTAAGCACGCACTCAATCAGATTATTCAATACGGTACGTTGATTACCCGTATGCTTTCCGGTACGGGGGCGGATTCGGGAGAAAAAGCGCATAAATTTTTTCTGGAGCTTTCCGGCTGTAAATCTTTTGACGACTGCAGCATTCCCTTTTTTTGCAACGCCCTCGATTTATGCAGCGGTAAAGAGGTTGTTTTGCATTCGGGGCTTTTAGCCGATGCGATGAGGGCGAGTGCTTCTTATCCCGGCCTTTTTACCCCCGTTAAGCGGCAACATGAGATGCTGATCGATGCCTGCATGATGGACAATACACCGGTTTGGGTTGCCCGCGAGCAAGGCTATAAGAATATTCTTGCCCTTACTTTCGGTGCGTTTGAGCCGGTTACGTCTTCCGAATTGGATACATCGGTTTCGGTACTGATGAGAACGCTCGCCTGTACTACCGCCCATATTGCGCTGCAGCCGAATGAGTATCCTACCGCTTTTATCAATTTGACGAGTTCCCGTTCTTCTCGCGATTTTTCCGACCCTAAAAAACAGATTGCGTTCGGGTATCAAAAAACGATGGATAAAAAAGACTTATTACAAGCCTTTTTTGCAAAAGGGATACAGGGTCGAGTGCAGCGGGCTCTTTTAACCCGAAAAACAAAAAAAGAGTATAGCGTATGA
- the alr gene encoding alanine racemase, with protein MRATKAIIHLDNLKYNITQIKQTLVPETKICLPVKADAYGHGAVRTAIAAIRAGVSYLAVASVQEGIELREAGIVAPIISLSLPILEEIDSIIDYKLEPLVIDEEFINELNRAADAQKKTVAVHLKIDTGMSRIGCKPSEAVKLATQIVRAKHLRLQGVATHFAVADSDSESDRAFTKNQLERFTDAVEAIRQTGIHIPLVHAANSGAVQLLPEARFDMVRPGLLAYGYLPIRNAAYTIDVKPVMELVTQVVLIKQIRAGTCVSYGRNWTAPQDTYIATLPIGYADGLRRALSPGLKVRIGSEFFPIVGRICMDQCMIDLGAHPWVQRWDEVCIFGPNPQDNSAQTLADIAGTIPYEITCGIHKRVPRVFINENK; from the coding sequence ATGCGTGCAACAAAAGCTATTATTCACCTTGATAATCTAAAATATAACATTACCCAAATCAAACAAACCCTCGTCCCGGAAACAAAGATATGCCTACCGGTCAAAGCCGACGCTTACGGACACGGCGCCGTGCGGACGGCGATTGCCGCAATCCGCGCAGGGGTTTCATACCTTGCCGTTGCTTCCGTACAAGAGGGCATCGAGCTGAGGGAGGCAGGCATTGTCGCTCCCATCATTTCGCTCAGCCTGCCGATTTTGGAAGAAATAGATTCTATTATTGACTATAAACTGGAACCGCTCGTCATAGACGAAGAATTTATCAATGAGCTCAACCGTGCGGCCGATGCGCAAAAGAAAACCGTTGCGGTACACCTGAAAATAGATACCGGTATGAGCAGGATAGGATGCAAACCGTCGGAAGCGGTAAAACTGGCGACTCAGATTGTGCGGGCAAAACATTTGCGATTGCAAGGCGTTGCAACGCATTTTGCCGTTGCGGATTCCGATTCCGAATCCGACCGTGCCTTTACAAAAAATCAGCTGGAACGTTTTACCGATGCCGTCGAAGCGATCAGGCAAACGGGGATACACATTCCGCTCGTCCATGCCGCAAATTCGGGAGCGGTACAGCTGCTGCCGGAAGCTCGGTTCGATATGGTGCGCCCCGGCCTCCTCGCCTACGGGTACCTCCCCATACGGAACGCAGCATATACTATCGACGTAAAACCCGTTATGGAGCTTGTAACGCAGGTGGTACTGATAAAGCAGATACGCGCGGGCACCTGTGTTTCCTACGGGCGCAACTGGACTGCTCCGCAGGATACCTATATTGCAACGCTCCCGATCGGATATGCGGACGGTTTACGCCGCGCGCTTTCGCCCGGTCTGAAAGTACGCATCGGAAGCGAATTTTTCCCCATTGTCGGCAGAATATGCATGGATCAATGTATGATCGATCTCGGGGCGCACCCGTGGGTACAGCGCTGGGACGAGGTGTGCATCTTCGGCCCAAACCCGCAGGATAACAGCGCCCAAACGCTGGCAGACATCGCGGGCACCATTCCCTACGAAATCACCTGCGGCATTCACAAGCGCGTCCCTCGCGTCTTTATCAACGAAAACAAATAG